From the Paludibacterium paludis genome, one window contains:
- a CDS encoding acetyltransferase translates to MEKKKKLVIIGDSAFAEVAYECFTHDSEYEVTGFAVEEAFMTKDSLFGLPVVPFERLTEHFLPEDTEFYAALVYTKLNRVRTRLYEAAKAKGYRPASYVSSRAFVWHNVEIGEHCFIFEDNTLQPFVRVGNNVVMWSGNHIGHHSVIGDNNFIASHVVISGFCTIGRNCFLGVNATLANNLTIGEDNWIGLGVTITRDTPPDTLFKGVQPPPSPVPASRYFKVSAE, encoded by the coding sequence ATGGAAAAAAAGAAAAAGTTGGTCATCATCGGCGACAGCGCGTTCGCCGAAGTGGCATACGAATGCTTCACCCATGACTCCGAATACGAAGTGACGGGATTCGCCGTCGAAGAAGCCTTCATGACGAAGGACAGCCTTTTCGGCTTGCCTGTGGTTCCCTTCGAACGGCTCACCGAGCATTTCCTCCCCGAGGACACCGAGTTTTATGCCGCGCTGGTCTATACAAAACTCAATCGCGTGAGAACGCGGTTGTATGAGGCCGCCAAAGCCAAGGGATACCGTCCCGCGAGCTATGTCAGCAGCCGGGCGTTCGTCTGGCACAACGTCGAGATCGGTGAACATTGCTTCATTTTCGAGGACAACACCCTGCAGCCCTTCGTCCGTGTCGGCAACAATGTGGTGATGTGGAGCGGCAACCACATCGGCCACCACAGCGTGATCGGCGACAATAATTTTATCGCCTCGCATGTGGTGATCTCCGGTTTCTGCACCATCGGACGGAACTGTTTTCTCGGGGTCAACGCCACACTCGCCAACAATCTGACCATCGGCGAGGACAACTGGATCGGACTTGGCGTGACGATCACCCGCGACACGCCGCCCGATACGCTGTTCAAGGGTGTGCAGCCACCGCCTTCTCCGGTGCCGGCCAGCCGCTACTTCAAAGTCTCGGCGGAGTGA